The window ACCGACACCAGCAGCAGCACCGGGTTGAGCAGGTCGGCGTTGAACGGGTACGCCAGCATGATCACCAGGCAGATGGAGCTCCAGAAGATGGAGGCCATGTAGTTGACCCGGAGGAACAGCTCACCGAAGCGGTTCTTCTGCCCGCGGGCCGTCTTGGCCCGGAACTGGTCCTTGAGCCGGGACAGGATGAGCAGGCCGCCGTTGGCCCAGCGCTGCCGCTGGATGGCGAGCGAACCGAAGTCCGGCGGAGTGGCGCTGTAGGCCATCCGCTCCGGGTAGTTGTAGAGCGTCCAGCCGTGCACCCCGAGGTCGATCGTCGACTCGGTGTCCTCGATGACCGTGCGGTCCTGGATGTACCGCTTGATCTCCCAGTCACCCTCGTAGGTGGCCTCACAGATGTCGTCGAGTGCCTTCTTGCGCAGCACCGCGTTCGCGCCGACCCAGAACGTCGCACCATAGTGGGTCATACCCTGGTGCACGATGTGCTGGATGTCGGTGGTGGCGCCGGAGATCCGCTCCAGCCGGGTCGCCGCTCCGGGGAACGCGCTGTACGGGGTCTGCGACACCGCGCACTGTGCATAGGCGCCCTGCTCCATCAGGTGCACCAGGCGCAGCGCGTACTCCGGCAGGAGCACACTGTCGGCGTCCAGGGTGAGCACGTAGTCCGGGTTCGGGATGGTCACCTCGGCCCGGCCGGCCCCGGCGGAGACCAGGGCGACTCCCATCGGGGTGCTCACCTCCTGGTAGCTGCCGCCCATCAGGCCGATGTAGCTGTTCAGGTTCATCGCCTTGTTCGGCTCGGCCGACAGCGACACGTACCGCTTGCGCTCGAAGCTGGTCACCGTCGCGTCGAAGATCGCCATCAGCCGCTTGTAGAGCTGCACGATCCGCTCGACCGGCAGGACCGCCTCCTCGGCGGCGCCGCGCTCCAGGGCCTCGGAGATGGTGCCGAGGTCACCGGCCAGCCGGTTGACGATGTGCTCGACGAAGAACGTGTCGGTGTGGTCGACCATCTCCTGGCGATGCCCGAGGCCGTACAGCCAGCCCACCGCGGACTGGTATTCGGCGGCGAGATCCCGCATGTCGGCGACCGTCGCGACGCCGTTCAGGCCGGCCTCGAAGCGGTCGTAAGCGGCCTGCGCGCGAGCGAACGGCACGGCCAGCTCGGACTCGATCGCGCCGGGCAGGGCACGGGCGGAGAGCAGCAGGTCGCGCGCGGCCCGGGTCTTCGGCTGCTGCGGGTCGTCGATGAGCAGCGTCACCCGCAGCCCCGGGTACTCCTGCAGCGCCGCGGACAGCAGCGTGGTCCGGATGACCCGCTCGTCCTCCTGGTACGACGGCACCAGCACGGTCACCGTCGGGGTCGGTCCGGCCAGGAACGGGTCCAGCGCGATCCGCGGCGCCCGGTGGTGGGCCCGGCTGCGGTAGAAGAACCCGATCCGGGTGATCAGGTAGGCCATCGCCGAGCCCATCAGCGCGGTGACCACCAGCATGTAGACGATCGCCTCGACGACCAGCTTCGGGCTGCTCGCCTTGCCCACGATGAACTGCTCGAACACCGTGTAGGCGATGTAACAGGCCCAGACCGCGATGGTCAGGACGATGGCGAGCCGCCCACGGGCGATCCGGCCTTCGGAGACGGGCGGCGGAGTCAGCGGGTGGGGTGCCGTCCGCCGGTCCGCGCCCCACTGCCGTGGGGTGTCGGGCCGGCGCTGCTCCACCGGTTTGCGCTGCATGTGGGATGGCCTCTCACTGGGGATGGGACGCCGGTCCCGGCGCGTTTCCGCCGGTGCCCGTCGAACGGCACCATCGGCCGGTACGCCCGGTCGCTTGAAGGTTTCCGGCCGGTTGCCTTCAGCGCGGCCGGAACCTGCCGATTCGAGAGCCGACGAAGACCCGCGACCGAGAGGCCCACCATGCAGACCGCCACCCCCTTGGCGCGGCCGGAACCGGACGATCCGCTCGCGGATCCGGACTGGCAGGAACCCGAGGCGCCGGTGCAGAAGCTGTCCTGGCTGCGGCTCGGTTTCCTGATCCTGTTGGTGGCCGGGATCGGCGGGGGCGGCGCGGCCGCGGTGATCCACTACCGGGACACCGCCGGACCGGCGGCCAAGTCGTGGGCGGTGCCGTACGTCGACGTCACGCTCACCCCGACGTTCGAGTTCCAGGACCCGGCGGTGAACCCGGCCAACGACGTGGCCCTGGCGTTCGTGGTCGCCGACCCGGAGGACGGGTGCGCACCCAGCTGGGGCGGCGCCTACACGCCCGACGAGGCGGCCGCGTCGCTGGAGCTGGACCGGCGGATCGAGCAGCTGCGCGCGGCCGGCGGCGACATCATGCTCAGCGTCGGTGGCCTGACCAACACCGAGCTGGCGGTGGCCTGCACCGACCAGGCCCGGCTGACTGACGCCTACCGGCAGCTGGTGCGCCGTTACGACCTGAAGACCCTGGACCTGGACATCGAGGGGACCGCCGTCGCCGACCAGGCGTCCCTGAAGCGCCGCGCGACCGCCCTCTCGACCCTGCAGGCCGAGCGGAAGGCGGCCGGCGAGACGCTGAGCGTGTGGCTGACCCTCCCGGTCACGCCGGACGGTCTCACCGCCGACGGCGTCGCCGCGGTGCGGACCACGCTGGAGGGCGGGGTCGCGCTGGACGGCGTCAACCCGATGATCATGGATTACGGCACCGGCGGTTCCAGCCCGGACATGCTCGAGATGGGCATCAGCGCGTTGAAGGCCACCCACAAGCAGCTGTCCGACCTCTACCTGCGGCTCGGCGTGCAGCTGACCGGGCCCGAGGTGTGGTCGCGGATCGGCGCCACCCCGATGATCGGGCAGAACGACATCGACGCCGAGCGGTTCACCGTCGCCGACGCGCAGGGGCTGGCCGCCTTCGCGGTCGACAACGGCCTCGGCCGGGTGTCGATGTGGTCGCTGAACCGGGACGCCCCGTGCACCGGCACCTTCACCAACGTGGTCGTGCACTCCAACACCTGCAGTGGCGTCTCCCAGGAGAAGCTGGCCTTCTCCAAGGTGTTCGCCGACCTGCCGGGCGCGATCGTGGGCAGCTCCGGACGGGAGGCGGTGACCATCCCGGCGCAGTCGTCGATCACCGACGACCCGGCGAAGAGCCCCTACCCGGTGTGGCGTCTCACCGCCCAGTACGTGCGCGGCTACAAGGTCGTCTGGCACGGTGTCGTCTACGAGGCGAAGTGGGCCAACCAGGGCACCGACCCGTCGGCCGGCGGTGACTCCACCACACCCACCCCGTGGTCCGTGATCGGCCCGGTGACCTCGACCGACGTGGCGCCGTCGCCGAGTCCCACGGTCACCGGCGTGACCGACGAGTGGGACCCGAAGACGATCTACGTACGCGGACAGAAGGTGATGTTCGACGGGCTGCCGTACGAGGCCCGCTGGACCAGCACCGGTGACGCCCCGTCGACCGAGTACCCGATCAGCCCCGATGATCCGTGGAAACCGCTGTTCATCGTGCCGGGGGAACCGGTCACCAGCTGACCCAGGACGTCCCCGGGCCGATCGGCCCGGGGACGTTCGTCATCTCAGGCGCCGCCGTACGTCCTCGGCGGTACTGGCACCGGGCGACCACGGGGCCACCCACGGAGCGTCCGCCGGTGGGTGGATCACGCCCTCCTCGACGAAGGCGTAGCGGCCGGACAGCACCCGCTCGGCGGCCGTCACGTCGAGCCGGTCGGTGTTGTCCCACAGGTCGGCGAACCTCGCCTCGGCACGCAGCCGGGCCTGCCGGCAGAACAGATCGGCCAGCTCGCGGCCCTCGGGACGGTCAGCACGCTCGGCGTGGGCACGCACGCACACCGCGGTCATCGCGAACAACTCCGCGCCGATGTCCACGATCCGGCCCAGGAACGCCTGCCTACGCTCCAGCTTTCCCTGCCAGCGGGACATCGCGTAGAACGTCGACCGGGCCAGCTTGCGGGACGTGCGCTCCACGTACCGCAGATGCGCCGCCAGGGGGCCGAATTCGCCGTACCCCGTCGGATTCTGCCCTTGACCCACCGCGAGAGTGGGCAGCCACCGCGCGTAGAACGCCCCCGCCCGCGCCCCCGCGCGGGCCTTCCGGCCGAGATCGGCCTCCGGGTCGATGATGTCGCCCGCCACCGCGAGGTGCGCGTCCACCGCCTCCCGGGCGATCAGCAGGTGCATGATCTCGGTCGAGCCCTCGAAGATCCGGTTGATCCGCAGGTCACGCAGGATCTGCTCGGTCTCCGAGGGGCGCTCGCCGCGAGCGGTCAACGACTCGGCCGTCTCGTAGCCGCGGCCGCCGCGGATCTGCACCAGCTCGTCGGCGACCTGCCAGGCGATCTCGCTGGCGAACAGTTTGACCAGCGCGGCCTCGATCCGGATGTCGTTGCGCGCGTCGTCGGCGATCAGGCAGCAGAGGTCCAGCATGGACTCCATGGCGTAGGTGGACGCCGCGATGAACGCGATCTTCTTGGCCACCGCCTCGTGTGAGCCGACCGGACGGCCCCACTGCACCCGGTCCGCCGACCACTCCCGGGCGATCGCCAGCGCCCGCTTGCCGGCGCCGACGCACATCGCCGGCAGCGACAGTCGGCCGGTGTTCAGCGTGGACAGCGCTATCCGCAGGCCCTTGCCGAGGCCGCCGATCACGTTCGCCTCCGGGACGAACACGTCGTGGAACCGGGTGACGCTGTTCTCCAGGCCGCGCAGCCCGAGGAACGCGTTGCGCCGCTCCACCGTGATGCCCGGCGAGTCGCCCTCGACCACGAACGCGGTGATGCCCTTCTCCGGGACCCGGGCCATCACCACGAGCAGGGTGGCGACCGTGCCGTTGGTGGCCCACAGCTTCACGCCGTTGAGCTGGAAACCGCCCTCGACCGGTTCGGCCACGGTGCCCAGCCGCGCCGGGTCGGAGCCGACGTCCGGCTCGGTCAGCAGGAACGCGGACACCTCGCCGGCGGCCAGCCGGGGCAGGAACGCCTTCTTCTGCTCGGGCGTGCCGAACATCTTCAGCGGCTGCGGCACACCGATCGACTGGTGTGCCGACAGCAGGGCGCCGACCGCGGCGTTCACCGAACCGGTCATCGTGAGCGCCTGACAATAGTGCAGATTGGACAACCCGAGCCCGCCGTACTCCTGGTCGATCTTCATGCCGAAGGCGCCGAGCTCGGCGAGGCCGTGGAAGACCTCGTCGGGGATCCGGGCCTCCCGCTCGATGCGGGCGCCGTCCACCTCGGAGCGCAGGTAGTCGGCCAGGTGGTCGAGGAACTCGGGCCGTGGCGCGGGAGCCGGCCGTGGGTGGATCAGATCGAGACGGAAGCGGCCCAGGAAGAGTTCCTTACCGAAGCTGGGCTGGCGCCACTCGGACTCGCGAGCGGCTTCAGCGGTCTGCCGTGCCTGTTTCTCCGAGACGTTCGTGCTCATCACATACCCCCTCCTCCGGGCCACGCTACGCACTCGCGTTACCGAGTGGTAGCCGTCGGTAGGCATTCGGTTGCACCCCTTCGTTGCGGCCCGGGCGGGCCGAACAGTCGTGGCGTAACCAGCCGCCGGAATGTTCAGGAGAGTCCATTGCTCGAGTCGAAGCTCAACCGCCGTTTCTTCCTCGGTGCCGGCGGTGCCGTTGCCGGATCGATCGCCCTCGGCGGTCTCGGGTCCTCGGCCGCGATGGCCGCCGACGCCGGACCGACCCCGGACGCGGTCCTCGCGAACCTGCTCGCCGGCAACAAGCGCTTCGTCGCCAGCAAGTGCAAGCACCCGCACCTGAGCCGTGAGCGGATCGGGGTCGTCTCCAAGGGGCAGCACCCGTTCGCGATCATCCTGGGCTGCGCCGACTCGCGGGTCGCGCCGGAGCTGCTCTTCGACCAGGGTGTCGGTGACCTGTTCGTGAACCGGGTGGCCGGCAACGCGGTCGACCCGCTGCTGCTGGGCAGCATGGAGTACGCGGCGGAGGAGTTCGTGCCGCCGTTGGTCATGGTGCTCGGCCACGAGCGCTGCGGCGCGGTCGCGGCCACCCAGGGCTGTGTGCGTACCGGCGGTAAGGCGCCCGGCCACATCCAGTCGATCGTCGAGGCCCTCACCCCGATCGTCGGGCCGTACGCCGGCGACGGTGACGCGGCCGTCGAGAACGGTGTCCAGGCGAACGTGAAGGCGCAGGTCGCGGCCGTTCTGGCGCAGAGCGACATCATCCGGGAGAAGGTCGAGGCCGGGCACATGAAGGTGGTCGGAGCCCGTTACGACCTGGACTCGGGCAAGGTCACCGTTCTGGCCTGACGCACGTTTCGGGGGCGGCACTGTCACGGTGCCGCCCCCGCATGCGTTCCCGCCGTCGAGTGTCGACAAGGCGGCGATATGCCAGATTCATGAAGCTGTGGCGGATTTTGCGTCCCGGAAACCATCAGAAGTCTCATGGCGAATTCCTAGGAAACGCTTCTAGGGTCGATGAATGCAGAGTCCGGTGGTCGCATCGTGATGACGGTGCTCCGCCCGGACGGTCCGGTCGCGCCGGAGCCCGTCCCGGAGGAGCCGAAGAGACGGTGGAACACTCCTGAGCTGCGCCGCAGGGCGCTGATCGGGGCGATCGTGATCTGGGCCGTGGTGATCACGGCGCTCGTGGCCGTGCGCGGCGGGGGTGACGACCCGGCGCCCGCCGCGGCTCGCCCCTCGGCCTCGCCCTCCGCGTCCGACGCGCCGCTCACCGTGGCCGAGATCTATCAGGCGCTCACCCCGTCGGTGGTGCTGATCCGGACCACCGGGCACGACTCGCAGAACCGTCTGGAGGCCGGCACCGGCACCGGCGTGATCGCCAACGCCGACGGCACGATCCTGACCGCCCTGCACGTGGTCGACGGCGCGGAGAGCATCGAGCTCACCTACGCCGACGGGACGAAGGCGGCGGCCCAGTCGGCCAGTGCGGATCCGGCGCGGGACATCGCCACCCTCACGCCGGCCAAGCTGCCCGAGACGCTGGTCCCGGCGGTGCTCGGTGGCGGCAGCCGGGTCGGCGACGACGTGGTGGCGATCGGCAACCCGCTCGGTCTGACCTTCAGCACCAGCAGCGGTGTCGTCTCCGGTCTGGAGCGGGTGCTCGACCGTGATCAGGGCGAGGCCGACATCGAGGGCCTCATCCAGTTCGACGCGGCGGTCAACCCGGG of the Actinoplanes sichuanensis genome contains:
- a CDS encoding S1C family serine protease — its product is MTVLRPDGPVAPEPVPEEPKRRWNTPELRRRALIGAIVIWAVVITALVAVRGGGDDPAPAAARPSASPSASDAPLTVAEIYQALTPSVVLIRTTGHDSQNRLEAGTGTGVIANADGTILTALHVVDGAESIELTYADGTKAAAQSASADPARDIATLTPAKLPETLVPAVLGGGSRVGDDVVAIGNPLGLTFSTSSGVVSGLERVLDRDQGEADIEGLIQFDAAVNPGNSGGPLINDRGQVVGIVIALANPSGAGTFIGIGFAVPIGAALGGTGEGDGQSPPL
- a CDS encoding EAL domain-containing protein, which translates into the protein MQRKPVEQRRPDTPRQWGADRRTAPHPLTPPPVSEGRIARGRLAIVLTIAVWACYIAYTVFEQFIVGKASSPKLVVEAIVYMLVVTALMGSAMAYLITRIGFFYRSRAHHRAPRIALDPFLAGPTPTVTVLVPSYQEDERVIRTTLLSAALQEYPGLRVTLLIDDPQQPKTRAARDLLLSARALPGAIESELAVPFARAQAAYDRFEAGLNGVATVADMRDLAAEYQSAVGWLYGLGHRQEMVDHTDTFFVEHIVNRLAGDLGTISEALERGAAEEAVLPVERIVQLYKRLMAIFDATVTSFERKRYVSLSAEPNKAMNLNSYIGLMGGSYQEVSTPMGVALVSAGAGRAEVTIPNPDYVLTLDADSVLLPEYALRLVHLMEQGAYAQCAVSQTPYSAFPGAATRLERISGATTDIQHIVHQGMTHYGATFWVGANAVLRKKALDDICEATYEGDWEIKRYIQDRTVIEDTESTIDLGVHGWTLYNYPERMAYSATPPDFGSLAIQRQRWANGGLLILSRLKDQFRAKTARGQKNRFGELFLRVNYMASIFWSSICLVIMLAYPFNADLLNPVLLLVSVPYFMMMAADLKYVGYKRMDIFRIYGFNLILLPVNLSGSFASILQLLTGEKSQFKRTPKVRNRTTAATTYLLAPLALIALCAYTVVRDVQLGQWANLVFAVINLVLASYAMIAFVGLGNTVVDLLTHLKGWLYRPVQPKKSRSTAAAKPVPAGHGEGRAMAGAIGDWASVLHYGAEGNSPGMVAVRASQAAASRRGVRTPQSSSSFEEYTFFTVFQPIFELESGEVAGYEALTRFADGSSPHQGLADAQEQGRHIDLDAALVRAAMASAVSLPEGTWLAVNVSAGLLRRPRELEQLVAESDRPIVLEIDGAEPEDLIDLPAGVRIAVDDAGAGYDSLARMESLKPAFLKLGRKSLDGVETEGARRASIRSLVEFARENGCTVIAEGIESAPQRDALAACGVPLGQGFYLGKPVPVERALADAAGR
- a CDS encoding acyl-CoA dehydrogenase family protein, which produces MSTNVSEKQARQTAEAARESEWRQPSFGKELFLGRFRLDLIHPRPAPAPRPEFLDHLADYLRSEVDGARIEREARIPDEVFHGLAELGAFGMKIDQEYGGLGLSNLHYCQALTMTGSVNAAVGALLSAHQSIGVPQPLKMFGTPEQKKAFLPRLAAGEVSAFLLTEPDVGSDPARLGTVAEPVEGGFQLNGVKLWATNGTVATLLVVMARVPEKGITAFVVEGDSPGITVERRNAFLGLRGLENSVTRFHDVFVPEANVIGGLGKGLRIALSTLNTGRLSLPAMCVGAGKRALAIAREWSADRVQWGRPVGSHEAVAKKIAFIAASTYAMESMLDLCCLIADDARNDIRIEAALVKLFASEIAWQVADELVQIRGGRGYETAESLTARGERPSETEQILRDLRINRIFEGSTEIMHLLIAREAVDAHLAVAGDIIDPEADLGRKARAGARAGAFYARWLPTLAVGQGQNPTGYGEFGPLAAHLRYVERTSRKLARSTFYAMSRWQGKLERRQAFLGRIVDIGAELFAMTAVCVRAHAERADRPEGRELADLFCRQARLRAEARFADLWDNTDRLDVTAAERVLSGRYAFVEEGVIHPPADAPWVAPWSPGASTAEDVRRRLR
- a CDS encoding chitinase, coding for MQTATPLARPEPDDPLADPDWQEPEAPVQKLSWLRLGFLILLVAGIGGGGAAAVIHYRDTAGPAAKSWAVPYVDVTLTPTFEFQDPAVNPANDVALAFVVADPEDGCAPSWGGAYTPDEAAASLELDRRIEQLRAAGGDIMLSVGGLTNTELAVACTDQARLTDAYRQLVRRYDLKTLDLDIEGTAVADQASLKRRATALSTLQAERKAAGETLSVWLTLPVTPDGLTADGVAAVRTTLEGGVALDGVNPMIMDYGTGGSSPDMLEMGISALKATHKQLSDLYLRLGVQLTGPEVWSRIGATPMIGQNDIDAERFTVADAQGLAAFAVDNGLGRVSMWSLNRDAPCTGTFTNVVVHSNTCSGVSQEKLAFSKVFADLPGAIVGSSGREAVTIPAQSSITDDPAKSPYPVWRLTAQYVRGYKVVWHGVVYEAKWANQGTDPSAGGDSTTPTPWSVIGPVTSTDVAPSPSPTVTGVTDEWDPKTIYVRGQKVMFDGLPYEARWTSTGDAPSTEYPISPDDPWKPLFIVPGEPVTS
- a CDS encoding carbonic anhydrase — translated: MLESKLNRRFFLGAGGAVAGSIALGGLGSSAAMAADAGPTPDAVLANLLAGNKRFVASKCKHPHLSRERIGVVSKGQHPFAIILGCADSRVAPELLFDQGVGDLFVNRVAGNAVDPLLLGSMEYAAEEFVPPLVMVLGHERCGAVAATQGCVRTGGKAPGHIQSIVEALTPIVGPYAGDGDAAVENGVQANVKAQVAAVLAQSDIIREKVEAGHMKVVGARYDLDSGKVTVLA